A genomic window from Micromonospora violae includes:
- a CDS encoding MerR family transcriptional regulator encodes MADSGLSIGQVAQRTGLSVHTLRLYERAGLLASEVRRDGAGRRVYSAWDVEWLTNCVKFRASGMPLSTISRLAQLVREGSGNEAERLTLLREHQRHITGQLAQLHDCLDLINGKVASYERHLAAGASGDPWHQ; translated from the coding sequence ATGGCGGACAGCGGCCTGAGCATCGGACAGGTGGCGCAGCGTACCGGGCTGAGCGTGCACACCCTGCGGCTCTACGAGCGTGCGGGTCTGCTCGCCAGTGAGGTGCGGCGCGACGGGGCCGGCAGGCGCGTCTACAGCGCCTGGGATGTCGAGTGGTTGACGAACTGCGTGAAGTTTCGGGCGTCCGGGATGCCGCTCTCCACGATCAGCCGCCTGGCCCAACTCGTCCGGGAGGGCAGCGGCAATGAGGCGGAACGGCTCACGCTGCTGCGCGAACACCAGCGCCACATCACCGGGCAGCTCGCGCAGCTGCATGACTGCCTCGACCTCATCAACGGCAAAGTGGCCAGCTACGAACGACACCTCGCCGCCGGCGCGTCCGGTGACCCCTGGCATCAGTAA